tcgaaactgaatatatataattttattatatcaaaaaacatGTTCAAGTGAGCACCAATATCCCATCtttcaagataaaaataaatcaacataAATGACACTGGTTTCATCAACTATTATATCTTTGACTAAGACAGAAGATgagaattataaattatttctcgtaataaattatatcattgtTACTGAAAGTGggttaaattttattcaaattaagtttgaacaaggtttagtttaaaattaaaagaattagcTGAAGAATATCCCAAAATTAACAAGTTGAGACTCGAATTAGAtggaaaaacaatttaattttaatttagaccTAATTTAAGCTAACTTCGTTCAATCTAAACTTGGATTTTgaacttaaataaattgaatcaattcCAACCGGAAAGGGTCCTTTGAATGAAGGTACACTGCAGGAGCCACATCTCTAAAGGGGGCCTGGGTGGAACAAAAAGACCCACTTCAATGAAGGAAAGTTTTTTAATGGGcctgaagaaaacagaaaagccTGGAGAAAGTCCAACCAGCCCATAgtaaaaaggaaattttaaagATGGACCTAAAGAAGAAGGATGAATTGACCCGGAAGATAGATAGATATCGAAAGATGATAAGTGGTAATGATGATGAAAGCTTTGCGGCTGACCTGCTTGTCCCACTTGCTGCAAAGGAGCTATCTGAGAATGGCTTCGATTTGGTTTTTTGTCCATATAAGGAATATTGGAAAGATGAGGAAAATATGTCAATTCTAATAAAGGGAAGAACTTTCGTCCAAGTagagaaaatgaagttttctgGAGGATTGAAAAGATATCAAAATCGGTTGTTGATTGAAATCCCGTGAGCTTAAGTAAGCCATTGATGTTTCTTACCAGCTACTATTATTTGCAGACTGAGTTTCGGTATGAGGTGTGAAGATGAAGGAAGTGAAAGAGTAGATTCCATGCTCTACCTGATGAAGCTGATAGGTTCCCTTCATGGGGCTGGATTGACGAACTTGCAGTAATGATAGGTTACCTCGAAAACAATTTCAATGAATTCGGAAAAGCCTTGATAGATTGAAATGATTTTCAAAAGTAATAACAATgttaataggccaaaagacttacccTACAGAAGGTCTAATGGATTCTCAAactctaaagttttaaaaactcaaatatttaatcatcatttaatttctattaaattttgttagtaGTATAAATGGTAAAaacgttatttaataattttattttaaaaaaataaaattttttcctcttttcttattttagttttgaaaaatgacaattttcttcTAGATTTAGAAAGTTACTTTTTCTCCTATTTAGGATTTCcatcttttttccatttataaCCACCCTCCAAATTTCTTCaacttcaatttcaatttcaccccCCTCTTCAACTTAAGTTTCTAACATCTCTTTCGACATTCTCTCCCTCCATCTCCGGCCTACTACTTTGCCTAAGACCTAATTGATGTCAACCTTGCCTTCTCTCCAATGCTCAAGTGCGATTTCTCCTTTGCTTACATCACACAATTCTCCTCTCTCGAGTTCATTGCACATCTCCTTCTCTTCAATTGGTCATTATGATTTTCTCTGACTACAAGCACGACATTTGAGTTTTTCTCGTCGACAAAATCATCTCCCTCTGATGTCTATGTTCTTGGCATCCCTTTCTGTTGTTTCAGAGATGCACACCAAACCAAGAGAAGAGAAATTGCACAATTCGAATCCAATCAAATACCATTTAAGACTATAatctactttttcttttattttattttttcaaaacagAAATTAATTTGTCTAATTCATTACTCTAAATTTTTCTTGGTATACTGTGTACATGTGATGCTGAAGATTTTAAATCTAAGAAGTTAAGAACCCATTCAACCGGAGTTGGTATTGCATCAGTTTCAATATTAAATCATCTTtagccaaaaacaaaaattcagtGGTGGATATAGTTGAAAACTTGAAACGTTGTTTATTTTCTATATCATAAAATAACCGAATTTCAGGAGCATCCTAGATTTACAGaacaagtaaatattataaaaatccCTAAACCGTATCTATATCACCGTCTTGTGTAATCCGTCTGAATATTTACAAGTTCTattagtagaaaaaaaaaaatcactttcaaATGGCAATATATTAAGATGCCGTCCATTTCtggaaaagattagaaattaagtgcaagcacCACACTCGTAGATTGCCATAAATAATTCTgccaaattcttttttttcttttaatgacaGGGATAATCTCATCTGACTTTATCGGATAGATATGTataatcgaatcaaattcaagttaggTATTATTGTATAACTCGTCTCACTTATGCCCTATACATATGTATTTTGAACtgaaatatatatgatatatgtttaataaatatatctaattaaaggCCAAATGGCTATTTTCCACCCATGGTTTGATGCAAATCTAATTTTTGACCcactaactattaaaaattcaaatactcactcattttttaaactttattgttattgtcagtgataaaatcgttatttagaAACATATTTTAGCATTATccttaagtttttaaatttttatttttatctcctaaacttatatttttcaggtttaaaaGCTTATTTATGTCCCCCCAAATCTAAAGTTATAAAACTCTTTTTTCCATATAAAGTCCCTCCCCTCCcaaaaatttctcaaaattttagttGCATCTCAGTcttcctttctccttctctcCAATGACGATTCGTTGCCATCAGCCGTTGATCTCTCCCTCCTATCTTGCGATCACTCTCTCTTCCCTCTTCAATTGTCTTTGTCTTCAACAAAGACGATCAAAAAGAGAAGACTAGTTGACCGGGAAGACATGAGGGAGAGAATCAATGGTTGGTGATGGAGGTTGGTTGTCAGAGATGAAGATCTGAAAACTGAAGTTGATCAGAGGttaaactgatatttttttgAACTCTACGAGAGTGATTATTTATGGCAAAAAGATGAGAGTTTTGCAACcctaaattttcaggggttgggggggggggggggggggggggggtcgAGGTTActttttaatcttgaaaaatataaagttagGGGGTaggaataaaaatttcaaaatgaaggatgcatatatatatatatatatatatatatatatatatatatatatatatatatattggttaaaaacatattgaaataatttattaagtgTTGATACAGTAACTTTGAAGTCTTTATATTGAGGTTCTGGTTTCGCATTTCTAGTAAGACTCAAACACAATGGCATTGCTAATTATCCTTCTGTTTCTTCCAATTCTCTTCTTGTTTCTTCTCCAAAGACAAAACCCACTCAAAAGTAATCGTCTGCCACCTGGTCCACGGGGGCTTCCCTTGATTGGCAATTTGCACCAGTTTGATGgttcaaaccctaaaaaagtGTGGAAACTATCTAAAAACTATGGCCCCCTCATGTCCTTGCGTCTTGGCTCAGTCCCAACCATCTTAGTTTCTTCAGCAAAAATGGCTAAAGAGGTCATGAAGACACATGATTTGGCGTGTTGTAGTAGACCTGCCTTGCTTGGCCAACAGACATTGTCTTACAATGGCTTAGACTTGGCGTTTTCACCTTACGATGATTACTGGAGAGAGATAAGGAAGATTTGTGTTGTTCATCTCTTCAACTCAAACAGAGTGCAACAATTTCGACCCATTAGAGAAGATGAAGTTGCTCGTCTGATGAAAAAGATAACTAAATCTATTGCAGCTTCTAAGCCAATCAACTTGAGTGAGTTTATGTTCTCTCTTACCAGCACCATTATTTGCAGGGTTGGATTTGGAAAGAGGTACGAGGAAGAAGGAATTGAAAGAAGTAGATTCCAGGCTCTACTTAATGAAACTCAGGCCTTGTTTATAAGCTTCtttttttcagattattttCCTTTCATGGGCTGGCTTGACAAGCTCACAGGAATGAGGCGTCGCCTCGACGACAACTTCAAGGCTTTTGACAAATTTTACCAAGAACTCATCGAAGAGCATTTAGATCCCAACAACCCTGAAAATGGTCAAGAGGATATAGTCGATGTTCTACTGCAAGTTCGGAAAGAGCGTGGATTTAAAATTGACCTCACTTTTGATCACATCAAAGCAGTGCTCATGGTATCATATTCTTCATTCATAAAGCAATTAGCTTCGAAATACaattaatatttctcttttttttctttggtgcAGAATGTATTTGTTGGTGGGACAGATACGGCTGCAGCTACTTTGGTTTGGGCGATGACCTTCCTTATGAAGAATCCTAGAGTAATGAAGAAAGTTCAAGAAGAAATTAGGTCTGAAGTTGGAAACAAAGGTTTTGTAGATGACGATGATGTTCAGAATCTACCTTATCTTAAAGCTGTAGTGAAAGAGACGATGAGGCTGCAACCAACAGCTCCTCTTTTGGTCCCAAGAGAAACAATTGAGAAGTGCGTCATAGAGGGATATGAAATACCCGCTAGAACACTCCTTCTTGTGAATGCATGGGCTATAGGAAGAGACCCTGAAGCTTGGGAGAACCCAGAAGAGTTTTATCCTGAGAGATTCATTGGCAGCTCTATTGACTTTAAAGGGCAACACTTTGAGCTGATACCATTTGGTGCTGGTCGAAGAATATGTCCAGGGTTATACATGGGAATTGCGAATGTCGACCTTGCACTTTCTAATCTTCTGTACAAATTTGACTGGGAAATGGTGCCTGGGATGAAGAAAGAAGACTTAGATTTTGATGTTCTACCGGGTCTTGCGATGCACAAGAAAAATCCTCTCCGGCTGGTGGCCAGGAACCATACATAAATAAGGGTGCAGGAAACATTGAGCACATATATATGTCAATGAAGTGTTTTATCTTTTTCGAATGTAGAGAAGCCGTGTGTGATCGATAATGTACTGCAGATCGAAGTTTAAAATAATGCTTATTGTTCTTTGCCTATTAATTGCAGCAACAGTTTCAAGTTTCAACTACTGACCAGAAATATCCCATTTTCGTTCATAAACTGGtgattttaaactataaaagaTACAGTTCAATTGATTGAAAATTGATCCGCTAGTAGAAGCTATAAATACACTAGTTTTTCATCTAGAATGAACGAGGTTTAATTTAAGCGggaaatattttgattatggaTTTTAGGAATAAATCCCATTTtgagatgaaaattttcagttttatagATATATTTCAGTTTCAAATCGCTTTGCTTGTAGGGAGACCAAGCTAATATGATAGGAGATTTGTACATGATAGATTCAAAGACACTTGGTTTTAGCATCTCTAAATCCGAAACtacaaaagatgaaaagagaTCAACTTTTGGTTAAAAAGGCtaaaaaaaaaggcagaaacacttattcccacctaaaggcACAAAATCTcttctattaactttaaaaaatttaaatatttattgatcaattattttgattagaaaattttattaatgataaaaatataattatcatttaaataaaaatattaaaaaataaaataaaattttatcttataatcTTAACTTAGTTTAAATAGAGAAAATCTTACCATTATCTAAGGATAACGGAACGTCGGCCCAGCATCCCGCGTGCtcgaaaattttctttttcattagcCTCTTTGTTACTCGAGAGCATGAAGAGTCCACTCTTGAAGCTGCCATCAATTCCACATGATCATTGTGAATCCCTGGTAAAGTTGTAGATggagacgacgacgacgacgacgccGAATTCTTCATTGATGTTCAGTTGTAGTTAAAGGCGATGAAACCAGAAAAGCGGCAACCCCAATTGATAGTTGATTATTTCGCCGATGAGTGAAAGGCCATCTTTTACATCGTCGTTTCTATTGGTGAAATTGTCATCTTTGTGTTGGTGTAGTGGCCAATCTGGAATATCAGACTACAGAGATTTGAAAAGCCAAGATTGTTACATAGAGTAGATGTTTGAGGGGGACTGCAAGTGGCTTGGTCTAAGGTAGTGAGTTATACATACACCTATGGGGCCCTTTCACGATCAACAAATAACTCTTTAAAGCATAAAATTCACTGAAGTGTTTTATATAGCACCATTGCTCTGTTCTTCTTTAAGTggaggaaaatataatactCTCTACTCAGACTCCATAGTACAATATCAAGCTGTTATGCACTTTAAACCAGAGACTTCACCATCAAGCACAAAGAAAGCAATTTAAACTCATCTAAATGTTATCCATTGAGTCAAAATCAATTCTAAAATTAATCAAAGGAGGTGACACTTTTCTGATTGTCCTGCAAATAAAAGCATAAGAGATAagataaacatataattaaaagacacaaaaaattttcaaacaaagaaaaaaaagttttccACACGtttcttacaaaaaaataaaatgctaCAAGATAAcgtaaataatttcaaaagtaaTTTTTGTAGAGTTACAAAGGT
This is a stretch of genomic DNA from Mangifera indica cultivar Alphonso chromosome 11, CATAS_Mindica_2.1, whole genome shotgun sequence. It encodes these proteins:
- the LOC123229780 gene encoding cytochrome P450 83B1-like, which produces MALLIILLFLPILFLFLLQRQNPLKSNRLPPGPRGLPLIGNLHQFDGSNPKKVWKLSKNYGPLMSLRLGSVPTILVSSAKMAKEVMKTHDLACCSRPALLGQQTLSYNGLDLAFSPYDDYWREIRKICVVHLFNSNRVQQFRPIREDEVARLMKKITKSIAASKPINLSEFMFSLTSTIICRVGFGKRYEEEGIERSRFQALLNETQALFISFFFSDYFPFMGWLDKLTGMRRRLDDNFKAFDKFYQELIEEHLDPNNPENGQEDIVDVLLQVRKERGFKIDLTFDHIKAVLMNVFVGGTDTAAATLVWAMTFLMKNPRVMKKVQEEIRSEVGNKGFVDDDDVQNLPYLKAVVKETMRLQPTAPLLVPRETIEKCVIEGYEIPARTLLLVNAWAIGRDPEAWENPEEFYPERFIGSSIDFKGQHFELIPFGAGRRICPGLYMGIANVDLALSNLLYKFDWEMVPGMKKEDLDFDVLPGLAMHKKNPLRLVARNHT